Proteins encoded in a region of the Pseudomonas syringae KCTC 12500 genome:
- a CDS encoding efflux RND transporter permease subunit — MKERFNLSAWGLRHRTLVWYMMFVSLLMGSWSFLNLGREEDPSFAIKTMVIQARWPGATLPDTLQQVTDRLEKKLEEIDALDYVKSYTLAGESTLFVFLKSETRSADIPAAWYQVRKKISDVRSELPSGIQGPAFNDEFGDVFGSIYAFTADGLSFRQLRDYVEQVRADIRSVPNLGKIELLGAQREVIYLNFSIRKLAALGIDQRQVLQSLQAQNSVTPAGVMEAGPERIAVRASGQFSNEQDLKAVNLRFGDRFFRLSDLATIERRYADPPSSLFRFNGQPAIGLAVAMKQGGNIQAFGTQLQQRIDDLTTELPLGIDVHLVSSQADVVEKAIDGFTHALFEAILIVLVVSFISLGIRAGLVVACSIPLVLALVFVFMEYSGITMQRISLGALIIALGLLVDDAMITVEMMVTRLESGDSLPQAATFAYTSTAFPMLTGTLVTVAGFVPIGLNSSSAGEYVFTMFAVIAVALLLSWLVAVLFAPLIGVHILKASAQHAAPGRWMRGFSRLLVKALEHRGWVIGITLLMFIASLFAGRLLQNQFFPDSDRPEILVDIYMPQNGSIEGTRQTMDRFEAALKGDADVLRWSSYVGKGAVRFYLPLDQQLSNPFYGQLVIVSQGGEARDRLIERLRQRFRDDYVGVGGYVQPLNMGPPVGWPVQYRVSGPDIEQVRSQAMALAAILDANPNIGQVIYDWNEPGKVLKIDIAQDKVRQFGLSSEDVAQILNSLVSGTTITQVRDSTYLIDLVGRADSDERSSVQTLANLQIPTPGGASVPLLAFATLSYEQEQPLVWRRDRLPTITLKANVLGTLQPAALVRQLKPDVDAFSADLPLRYSVATGGAVEASARSQGPILKVVPLMLLLVVSFLMIQLHSVKKLLLVVSVVPLGLIGVVAALLISGYPLGFVAILGVLALIGIIIRNSVILVTQIDEFIAAGESAWTSVVKATEHRCRPIMLTAAAASLGMIPIAREVFWGPMAIAMIGGIAIATLLTLFFLPALYMVSYRIRPPAV; from the coding sequence GTGAAGGAGCGCTTCAATCTATCGGCCTGGGGGCTCAGGCATCGCACGCTGGTCTGGTACATGATGTTCGTTTCACTGCTGATGGGCAGCTGGTCATTCCTGAATCTGGGGCGTGAGGAAGACCCTTCATTCGCCATCAAGACCATGGTCATTCAGGCGCGCTGGCCGGGTGCGACGCTGCCCGACACCCTGCAACAGGTAACTGATCGGCTGGAAAAGAAGCTCGAAGAAATCGACGCGCTGGATTACGTGAAAAGCTACACGCTGGCGGGCGAATCGACGCTTTTTGTCTTCCTCAAAAGTGAAACCCGAAGCGCCGACATCCCTGCGGCCTGGTATCAGGTGCGCAAGAAGATCAGCGATGTGCGCAGCGAACTCCCCAGCGGTATTCAGGGCCCTGCGTTCAATGACGAGTTTGGCGATGTGTTCGGCAGCATCTATGCGTTCACCGCCGATGGCCTGTCTTTCCGCCAACTGCGCGACTATGTCGAGCAAGTGCGCGCCGACATCCGCAGCGTGCCCAACCTGGGCAAGATCGAGTTGCTCGGCGCCCAGCGCGAAGTCATTTATCTGAATTTCTCGATCCGCAAGCTCGCGGCTCTGGGCATCGATCAACGCCAGGTGCTGCAAAGCCTGCAAGCGCAAAACTCGGTCACGCCTGCCGGGGTGATGGAGGCCGGTCCCGAACGCATTGCGGTGCGGGCCAGTGGGCAGTTCAGCAATGAACAAGACCTCAAGGCCGTCAATCTGCGCTTCGGCGACCGGTTCTTTCGCCTCAGCGATCTGGCGACCATCGAGCGCCGTTATGCCGATCCGCCCTCCTCACTGTTCCGCTTCAATGGCCAGCCAGCCATCGGCCTTGCGGTGGCCATGAAGCAAGGCGGCAACATCCAGGCATTCGGCACCCAGTTGCAGCAGCGCATCGACGATCTGACTACCGAATTACCGCTGGGCATCGACGTGCACCTGGTCTCAAGCCAGGCCGATGTGGTCGAAAAAGCCATCGACGGCTTCACCCATGCACTCTTTGAAGCGATCCTGATTGTGCTGGTCGTCAGCTTCATCAGCCTCGGCATCCGTGCCGGTCTGGTGGTGGCCTGTTCGATTCCGCTGGTGCTGGCGCTGGTCTTCGTGTTCATGGAGTACAGCGGCATCACCATGCAACGTATCTCGCTGGGCGCGCTGATCATCGCCCTGGGGCTGTTGGTGGATGACGCGATGATCACCGTCGAGATGATGGTCACTCGCCTTGAAAGCGGCGATTCGTTACCGCAGGCCGCTACCTTCGCTTACACCTCGACCGCGTTCCCGATGCTGACCGGCACATTGGTCACGGTCGCCGGTTTCGTGCCCATCGGCCTGAACTCCAGCTCCGCAGGCGAATACGTGTTCACCATGTTCGCCGTCATTGCCGTAGCGTTGCTGCTGTCCTGGCTGGTGGCGGTACTGTTCGCGCCACTGATTGGCGTGCACATCCTCAAGGCGTCCGCGCAACACGCAGCGCCGGGGCGCTGGATGCGTGGTTTCAGCCGACTGCTGGTCAAGGCGCTCGAACACCGGGGGTGGGTCATCGGCATCACTCTGCTGATGTTCATCGCGTCGCTGTTTGCAGGCAGGTTGCTGCAGAACCAGTTCTTCCCGGACTCCGACCGGCCGGAAATTCTGGTGGATATCTACATGCCGCAAAACGGCTCCATCGAAGGTACCCGCCAAACCATGGACCGCTTTGAAGCAGCGCTCAAAGGGGATGCCGACGTGCTGCGCTGGAGCTCTTACGTGGGCAAGGGCGCGGTGCGTTTTTACCTGCCGCTGGATCAGCAATTGAGCAACCCGTTCTACGGACAACTGGTGATCGTCAGCCAGGGTGGCGAAGCGCGTGACCGGCTGATAGAACGCTTGCGTCAGCGCTTTCGCGACGATTACGTCGGCGTGGGTGGCTACGTTCAGCCGCTGAACATGGGGCCGCCAGTGGGCTGGCCGGTGCAATACCGGGTCAGCGGGCCGGACATCGAACAGGTGCGCAGCCAGGCCATGGCGCTGGCGGCGATTCTCGATGCCAACCCCAATATCGGCCAGGTCATCTATGACTGGAACGAACCGGGCAAGGTGCTGAAGATCGACATCGCGCAGGACAAGGTGCGCCAGTTCGGTCTGTCCTCCGAGGACGTGGCGCAAATCCTCAACAGCCTCGTCAGCGGCACCACCATCACTCAGGTGCGTGACAGCACCTATCTGATCGACCTGGTCGGACGTGCGGACAGCGACGAACGCAGCTCGGTGCAGACCCTTGCCAACCTGCAGATTCCCACACCCGGCGGTGCGAGTGTGCCGCTGCTGGCGTTCGCCACGCTCAGTTACGAGCAGGAACAGCCGCTGGTGTGGCGGCGTGACAGACTGCCGACCATCACCCTGAAAGCCAACGTGCTCGGCACTTTGCAGCCGGCAGCGCTGGTCAGGCAATTGAAGCCCGACGTCGATGCGTTCAGCGCCGACCTGCCGTTACGTTACTCGGTCGCCACTGGCGGCGCAGTCGAGGCCAGCGCTCGCTCACAGGGGCCGATCCTGAAGGTCGTGCCGTTGATGCTGCTGTTGGTGGTCAGCTTTTTGATGATCCAGTTGCACAGCGTGAAAAAACTGCTGCTGGTGGTCAGCGTAGTGCCGCTGGGCCTGATCGGCGTGGTCGCGGCCTTGTTGATTTCCGGCTATCCGCTGGGGTTCGTGGCGATTCTGGGCGTGCTGGCGCTGATCGGCATCATCATCCGCAACTCGGTGATTCTGGTCACGCAGATCGATGAATTCATTGCCGCTGGGGAAAGCGCCTGGACATCAGTGGTCAAGGCCACCGAACATCGCTGCCGACCGATTATGCTGACCGCAGCGGCCGCGAGCCTGGGCATGATCCCGATTGCCCGCGAGGTGTTCTGGGGGCCGATGGCCATCGCTATGATCGGCGGCATCGCCATCGCGACCCTGCTGACCCTGTTTTTCCTGCCGGCGCTGTATATGGTCAGCTATCGGATCAGGCCACCAGCTGTTTAG
- a CDS encoding amidohydrolase family protein → MTDSCTTPILGIDAHAHVFSKDLSLASGRRYSPDYDATVHAYLANLSEHGLSHGVLIQPSFLGTDNRFLLDALAQAPDRLRGVAVVDTDISRGALQHMARLGIVGIRLNLIGRPLPDFAAPEWKTLFKHIWTLGWHVELHREVADLPGLIRQLLPFGCKLVIDHFGRPDARLGVDDPAFQALLELGLSGQMWMKISAIYRLGGSVEQNATFARAAWPLLLQSFGPRRLVWGSDWPHTQHEHVVSYTGVVEQFRALECPDPLKRIMLVEAPQALFDFLPVEI, encoded by the coding sequence ATGACTGATTCTTGTACCACGCCAATACTGGGCATCGATGCCCACGCACATGTCTTCAGCAAGGATTTGAGCCTGGCGTCAGGACGGCGTTACAGCCCGGACTACGACGCAACGGTGCACGCCTATCTGGCCAACCTCAGCGAACATGGTCTGAGCCACGGTGTTTTGATCCAGCCCAGTTTTCTGGGCACCGATAACCGGTTTCTGCTCGATGCCCTGGCGCAGGCTCCGGACCGCTTGCGCGGTGTGGCGGTGGTCGACACGGACATCAGTCGCGGTGCGTTGCAGCATATGGCCCGGCTGGGCATCGTCGGCATCCGCCTGAACCTGATCGGCAGGCCGCTGCCAGACTTTGCCGCGCCGGAATGGAAGACGCTGTTCAAACACATCTGGACGCTAGGCTGGCATGTCGAACTGCACCGCGAGGTCGCTGACCTTCCGGGGCTGATTCGGCAGTTGTTGCCGTTCGGTTGCAAGCTGGTGATTGACCATTTCGGGCGGCCCGATGCGCGCCTTGGTGTTGATGATCCGGCGTTCCAGGCCTTGCTGGAGTTGGGCCTTAGCGGGCAGATGTGGATGAAGATTTCGGCGATCTATCGTCTGGGCGGCAGTGTCGAGCAGAACGCGACGTTTGCTCGCGCCGCATGGCCGTTGCTGCTGCAAAGCTTTGGCCCGCGCCGACTGGTATGGGGCAGCGACTGGCCGCACACCCAGCATGAGCACGTGGTCAGCTACACCGGTGTGGTCGAGCAGTTTCGCGCGCTTGAATGCCCGGACCCGCTCAAGCGCATTATGTTGGTCGAGGCCCCACAGGCGCTGTTCGATTTCCTGCCGGTGGAAATCTGA